The following coding sequences lie in one Kribbella sp. NBC_00709 genomic window:
- a CDS encoding cytochrome c oxidase assembly protein has product MPPLSWGSFVGSWELAPGWLALCLLLAGGYCVLRIRGRRRSTVHLWRAVSFVGGCALLWICVASGIGGYAMAVFWMHMVLHLLLIMVVPILLVLGHPITVVLESLPAGRQSRARLFVASRPVGVLTHPATGLVLYTVVIIGTHLTGFMDQMAMHPWLMTAEQVLYVATGYLLFLPLLGEEPIRSNAGYLLRFVLFLIAMVPDTIVGIVLLQATLDPFPVMMRNHPSWAPPALTDVHTAGGLMWAVGDGLMMFAAVGLMISVATSPSKRERMTGRWLDAVRSTVIATEVGADPAQQLDPDSDEAHDAYNRMLQRLAADRGADPEKRL; this is encoded by the coding sequence ATGCCGCCGCTGAGCTGGGGATCCTTCGTTGGCAGCTGGGAGCTGGCGCCGGGTTGGCTGGCGCTCTGCCTGTTGCTCGCGGGTGGGTATTGCGTCCTGCGGATCCGGGGCCGGAGGCGGTCGACGGTTCACCTCTGGCGGGCGGTGTCGTTCGTCGGCGGCTGCGCGTTGCTGTGGATCTGTGTGGCTTCCGGGATCGGTGGCTATGCGATGGCGGTCTTCTGGATGCACATGGTGCTTCACCTGCTGCTCATCATGGTCGTGCCCATCCTGCTCGTCCTCGGGCACCCGATCACCGTCGTACTCGAGTCCCTTCCCGCCGGCCGCCAGTCCCGGGCGCGGTTGTTCGTGGCCTCGCGACCGGTCGGTGTCCTCACTCATCCGGCCACCGGCCTGGTTCTCTATACAGTGGTGATCATTGGGACTCACCTGACCGGGTTCATGGACCAGATGGCGATGCATCCCTGGCTGATGACGGCCGAGCAGGTCCTGTACGTCGCCACCGGGTACCTGCTGTTCCTGCCCCTGCTCGGTGAGGAGCCGATCCGCTCGAACGCGGGGTATCTGCTGCGGTTCGTGCTGTTCCTGATCGCGATGGTGCCGGACACCATCGTCGGCATCGTGCTGCTCCAGGCCACTCTTGACCCGTTCCCGGTGATGATGCGCAACCACCCGTCGTGGGCGCCTCCGGCCTTGACGGACGTCCACACTGCCGGCGGACTTATGTGGGCTGTCGGTGACGGGCTGATGATGTTCGCCGCCGTCGGGCTGATGATCAGCGTCGCCACCTCGCCCAGCAAGCGCGAGCGGATGACCGGCCGTTGGCTGGACGCCGTACGCAGCACTGTGATCGCGACCGAGGTCGGGGCCGATCCCGCACAACAGCTCGATCCCGACAGCGACGAGGCACACGATGCCTACAACCGCATGCTCCAACGGCTCGCTGCCGACCGTGGCGCCGACCCGGAGAAGCGGCTGTAA
- a CDS encoding alpha/beta fold hydrolase yields the protein MDSPEIVTTALGDVEIARVDAPGPPVLFFPGGHCSACVDCGWELYAGLGHSVVAFSRPGYGRTQVGDLSALEFMPAVEKVCAALGLTEIAAVVGVSYGALQAVPTASSAHIGAKRLILHSGAPSTLPYPDSTAERIAGPVVFGPRIQHATWAAITRLAGTESGLRALCAPLSTLPVEQWWPSWKQYDRERARTMFRTMSSDRGFGNDLRQSGADSGRYRRWLLQRIACPTLITGSRHDGGVRFAHAEDFAAAIPGAKLVALDSPTHLFWIGPEADSARQAVRDFLTTT from the coding sequence ATGGACAGCCCGGAGATCGTGACCACCGCGCTCGGAGACGTCGAGATCGCGCGAGTCGACGCTCCCGGCCCGCCGGTCCTGTTCTTTCCCGGCGGACACTGCTCGGCGTGCGTCGATTGCGGCTGGGAGTTGTACGCCGGTCTGGGGCACTCGGTTGTAGCCTTCTCTCGGCCCGGCTACGGCCGTACGCAGGTCGGTGACCTGTCCGCCCTGGAGTTCATGCCCGCCGTCGAGAAGGTATGCGCCGCCCTCGGCCTGACCGAGATCGCCGCGGTTGTTGGGGTGTCCTACGGCGCTCTGCAGGCCGTACCGACCGCGTCTTCCGCGCACATCGGCGCCAAGCGTCTGATCCTCCACAGCGGCGCGCCATCGACGTTGCCCTATCCCGACTCGACCGCGGAACGCATCGCGGGGCCGGTGGTGTTCGGGCCTCGAATCCAGCACGCGACCTGGGCAGCGATCACGCGCCTCGCCGGCACCGAATCCGGCCTGCGTGCTCTGTGCGCCCCATTGTCGACGCTCCCCGTCGAGCAATGGTGGCCATCGTGGAAACAGTACGACCGCGAGCGGGCGCGGACGATGTTCCGCACCATGTCCTCGGACCGCGGGTTCGGCAACGACCTGCGGCAGTCGGGCGCGGATTCCGGCCGGTACCGCCGTTGGCTGCTCCAACGAATCGCGTGCCCGACGCTGATCACCGGTTCCCGCCACGACGGCGGCGTCAGGTTCGCGCATGCCGAGGACTTCGCCGCCGCGATCCCGGGCGCGAAGCTCGTCGCTCTGGACTCGCCGACCCACTTGTTCTGGATCGGTCCGGAGGCCGACAGCGCCAGACAAGCCGTCCGGGACTTCCTGACCACCACCTGA
- a CDS encoding amino acid permease, with the protein MLLFAFAFAVMADPVSSVAYAIEAALRALHGDLELLLPTMGLVVAIVVVVIVNYHQLVARYPQGGGAAAATGEAFGEGAAFVPIGALVVDFVLTIAISSAAGASALIAFVPALAPWRVVLALLLVLVVAGGTWFGHLGRTVFAVMTVLFIALTVVILVSALFVTPHPTGPSSTDPGHSPLLAVALAFPVAMALATGIEAPSSAIAQLGQLDDPGRRRFGRATLWLTLAVVGTLTLGLTAQAVRLGIGVPHENSTQIAELARAAASGPVFAMFQLATALLLLSAASSSFQAGPGLFKALARRTHSDGTKTGILPAWLGHTNAHHTPYWAVAVFALAAGAVTAAAGGRDQELVLFYAASVFVSFFAGLVAMARFSVQDHRPGFLAINIVGAAAVGFTLVVNLTRGDPVISIGAALAIAAALYRMWVRSGRPRGIRNVAAEAEAELPDE; encoded by the coding sequence GTGTTGCTGTTCGCGTTCGCGTTCGCTGTGATGGCCGATCCGGTCTCATCGGTGGCCTACGCGATCGAGGCGGCGCTGCGAGCGTTGCACGGCGACCTCGAATTGTTGCTGCCGACCATGGGGCTGGTTGTCGCGATCGTGGTCGTGGTCATCGTCAACTACCACCAGCTCGTCGCCCGCTATCCCCAAGGCGGTGGCGCGGCGGCGGCCACAGGGGAGGCCTTCGGCGAAGGTGCTGCGTTCGTACCGATCGGTGCCCTGGTGGTCGACTTCGTACTCACCATCGCCATCAGCTCCGCCGCCGGTGCGTCCGCACTCATCGCATTCGTTCCGGCGCTGGCACCGTGGCGGGTCGTACTGGCGTTACTCCTCGTGCTTGTGGTTGCAGGCGGGACCTGGTTCGGCCATCTCGGGCGGACGGTGTTCGCGGTCATGACGGTTCTGTTCATCGCGTTGACCGTCGTGATCTTGGTGTCCGCATTGTTCGTCACACCGCACCCAACGGGACCTTCCAGCACCGATCCAGGCCATTCTCCCCTCCTTGCCGTCGCGCTCGCGTTCCCGGTCGCGATGGCACTGGCCACCGGCATCGAGGCACCGTCGTCCGCGATCGCCCAACTTGGCCAGCTCGACGACCCCGGCCGACGCCGGTTCGGGCGCGCGACGCTGTGGCTGACCCTCGCTGTAGTCGGGACCCTTACGCTCGGTCTGACCGCTCAAGCGGTCCGGCTCGGTATCGGGGTACCGCACGAAAACAGCACCCAGATCGCCGAACTGGCCCGGGCCGCAGCGTCTGGGCCCGTGTTCGCCATGTTCCAGCTCGCCACCGCTTTGCTGCTGCTGTCTGCGGCCAGCTCGTCTTTCCAGGCCGGTCCCGGCCTGTTCAAGGCGCTGGCTCGTCGCACCCATTCCGACGGAACCAAGACTGGCATCCTGCCTGCGTGGCTCGGGCACACCAACGCTCACCACACCCCATACTGGGCCGTCGCGGTCTTTGCTCTCGCCGCCGGCGCCGTCACCGCCGCGGCCGGCGGACGCGACCAGGAACTGGTGCTGTTCTACGCGGCCTCGGTTTTCGTCAGCTTCTTCGCGGGACTCGTCGCTATGGCTCGCTTTTCAGTACAGGACCACCGCCCGGGGTTCCTGGCCATCAACATCGTCGGAGCGGCCGCGGTCGGGTTCACCCTCGTGGTCAACCTCACCCGTGGCGACCCGGTGATCTCCATCGGTGCCGCGCTCGCCATCGCCGCAGCCTTGTACCGGATGTGGGTCCGGTCCGGCCGGCCACGCGGCATCCGCAACGTCGCAGCCGAGGCCGAGGCCGAACTGCCCGACGAATAG
- a CDS encoding ABC transporter permease, with protein MSAADRPVVRRRRGLGIVAGIVWRTRRRGIVVWVSALVAGMVGTAAAVAGMYDTPAKIHTYAEAVTSGSALAAINGQVEGIDSLGGVIQDEFGFLASFLLPLLGIGLVAGSTRREEESRRLETILGGRIARPQPALAALAVATAAIVVTSVLFVGGLVLAGVSASGAILYGAALGGLAFVFAGFAALVAQLALHSRGVYLWSLIMLAVAYALRGVGDATQTWLTWLSPLGWAEKTAPFGSQRWWVLAIPIVVGLALGCAAVWLAGRRDVGSALLGGNAGPPRAGRLQRRPIGLAVWIHRPAALGWLAGGILLTAMMGSLAQQLLDAMAGNPALAESMGIQGGRPLNGFVAVTQLYLAVVAGGYVIQAIGTLRAEEADGRLETRLAGTVSRLRWLAAHTVVVAGGLVLIVVVSSLVLAVSTAWSVGDAHDFGAIMKAGLDYLPAELVLAGLALVLFGWWPRGFGLAWAGYAVVTFIAFLGPGLKLARWVLDLAPTTHVGNPPLGAVDVGTLSALTAVATVLVLLGFVAFNRRDVPQA; from the coding sequence ATGAGTGCCGCCGACCGTCCAGTGGTTCGGCGTCGGCGCGGCCTGGGCATCGTGGCCGGGATTGTTTGGCGCACGCGCCGTCGCGGCATCGTGGTGTGGGTTTCCGCCCTTGTGGCCGGCATGGTTGGGACGGCCGCGGCTGTGGCCGGCATGTACGACACCCCGGCCAAGATCCACACCTACGCCGAGGCGGTCACGTCCGGCAGCGCGCTGGCGGCGATCAACGGGCAGGTCGAGGGCATTGACAGTTTGGGCGGGGTGATCCAGGACGAATTCGGATTCCTGGCCTCGTTCTTGCTGCCGTTGCTAGGTATCGGCCTGGTCGCCGGCTCGACGCGACGTGAGGAGGAGTCGCGCCGGCTGGAGACGATCCTGGGCGGCCGGATCGCCCGGCCTCAGCCGGCCCTGGCCGCCCTTGCGGTCGCGACCGCGGCGATCGTCGTCACATCCGTTCTTTTCGTGGGTGGACTTGTTCTCGCCGGGGTCTCGGCGTCCGGCGCCATCCTGTACGGCGCAGCGCTCGGCGGACTGGCATTCGTGTTCGCCGGCTTCGCGGCACTGGTGGCACAACTGGCGCTGCATTCGCGCGGTGTCTATCTGTGGAGCCTGATCATGCTGGCCGTCGCCTACGCGCTCCGCGGTGTCGGCGACGCGACCCAGACCTGGTTGACCTGGCTGTCTCCGCTGGGCTGGGCGGAGAAGACAGCGCCGTTCGGAAGTCAGCGGTGGTGGGTGCTCGCCATCCCCATCGTCGTCGGACTTGCCCTGGGCTGCGCCGCGGTGTGGCTGGCCGGCCGTCGCGACGTCGGCAGCGCCCTCCTGGGAGGAAACGCCGGGCCCCCGCGAGCGGGGCGGCTCCAGCGGCGGCCGATCGGCTTGGCGGTGTGGATCCACCGACCGGCGGCGTTGGGCTGGCTCGCCGGCGGGATTCTGCTGACCGCGATGATGGGCTCTCTGGCCCAGCAGTTGCTCGACGCAATGGCCGGGAATCCCGCGTTGGCCGAGTCCATGGGCATCCAAGGCGGCCGCCCGCTGAACGGATTCGTTGCCGTGACCCAGCTCTACCTCGCGGTCGTGGCCGGGGGATACGTCATCCAGGCGATCGGCACTCTCCGTGCCGAGGAGGCCGACGGACGCCTGGAGACGCGACTGGCCGGTACTGTCTCGAGACTTCGCTGGCTGGCGGCTCACACCGTCGTCGTTGCGGGTGGGTTGGTTCTGATTGTCGTCGTCTCGTCCTTGGTTCTCGCGGTCTCGACTGCGTGGTCTGTTGGAGATGCCCACGATTTCGGCGCGATCATGAAGGCGGGCTTGGACTACCTGCCGGCAGAGCTGGTGCTGGCAGGTCTCGCGCTGGTGCTGTTCGGCTGGTGGCCGCGCGGCTTCGGCCTAGCCTGGGCTGGCTACGCCGTGGTCACCTTCATTGCGTTCTTGGGTCCCGGGCTGAAGCTCGCGCGATGGGTGCTCGACCTCGCCCCGACGACGCACGTCGGAAACCCTCCGCTCGGCGCGGTCGATGTCGGAACCCTCTCCGCACTGACCGCCGTTGCCACGGTGTTGGTGCTCCTCGGGTTCGTCGCCTTCAACCGTCGCGACGTACCACAGGCTTAG
- a CDS encoding ABC transporter ATP-binding protein, translating to MRERRYPYPDTHQDLRKVRALDGLDLTVRPGEVHGFLGPNGAGKSTTIRILLGLIRATGGHVELFGADPWRGAEKLHGRLAYVAGDVALWPGLTGGQCLDVIGTTYGGVDEMRREQLIERFELDSTKRIRDYSKGNRQKVALVAALSAQAELLVLDEPTSGLDPLMEQAFQQCLHERREAGVTVLLSSHILGEVEALADRVSIVRHGRTVTTGSLADLRRHTRTAVHAVTSREPQGLARADGVGDWVSEQLDGRVDLRFTIDADHLDAAIGRLHAARIHALTATPPSLDTLFLRNYGDALDAQETGETFAEAAQ from the coding sequence ATTCGTGAAAGACGTTATCCATATCCAGACACTCACCAAGACCTTCGGAAAGTTCGTGCCCTCGACGGCCTGGACCTGACTGTTCGTCCGGGCGAGGTACATGGCTTCCTCGGCCCGAACGGGGCGGGCAAGTCGACGACCATCCGTATCCTGCTCGGGTTGATCCGGGCCACCGGCGGTCACGTCGAACTGTTCGGGGCCGATCCCTGGCGGGGAGCCGAGAAACTGCATGGTCGTCTGGCCTACGTCGCCGGGGACGTCGCGTTGTGGCCCGGCTTGACCGGCGGCCAGTGCCTCGACGTGATCGGTACGACGTACGGCGGTGTCGACGAGATGCGCCGGGAGCAGTTGATCGAACGCTTCGAACTCGATTCGACGAAGCGGATCCGGGACTACTCCAAAGGCAACCGGCAGAAGGTTGCCTTGGTGGCCGCGCTGTCCGCGCAGGCCGAACTGCTCGTCCTCGATGAGCCCACCTCCGGGCTCGATCCCTTGATGGAGCAGGCCTTCCAGCAGTGTCTGCACGAGCGCCGCGAGGCTGGTGTCACGGTGCTGCTGTCCAGCCACATACTGGGCGAGGTGGAGGCGCTGGCTGATCGGGTGAGCATTGTTCGGCACGGGCGTACGGTGACCACCGGCAGTCTCGCCGACCTGCGCCGTCACACCCGTACGGCGGTGCACGCTGTCACCAGCCGCGAACCCCAGGGGCTCGCCCGAGCCGATGGGGTGGGCGACTGGGTCTCCGAACAGCTGGACGGACGGGTGGATCTTCGGTTCACGATTGACGCCGACCACCTCGACGCGGCGATCGGCAGGCTGCATGCCGCCCGGATCCACGCTCTGACTGCCACGCCGCCGAGCCTGGATACGTTGTTCCTGCGCAATTACGGAGACGCTCTGGATGCGCAAGAGACCGGCGAGACCTTTGCGGAGGCCGCGCAATGA
- a CDS encoding TetR/AcrR family transcriptional regulator produces MVHHFGSKDGLRAAVDAYAGQAFDSLFTMNEHDLVESMTGDSWASVAEMFARAFPPGSPLPAYLRRLLLTNDPAGAALFGRWFAQTRHLLDTMGELGATRPSEDAAVRAAFLLVNDLAVLLLRNQVAAAIGVDPLTPEGMSRWAKEVTAVYQQGAFVSAPEEEHS; encoded by the coding sequence GTGGTGCATCACTTCGGCAGCAAGGACGGGCTGCGCGCCGCTGTGGACGCCTATGCGGGGCAGGCTTTCGACTCGCTGTTCACGATGAACGAGCACGATCTGGTCGAGTCGATGACAGGGGACAGCTGGGCGTCCGTGGCGGAGATGTTTGCGCGTGCGTTTCCGCCGGGCTCGCCGCTGCCTGCGTACCTCCGCCGCTTGCTGCTCACCAACGATCCCGCCGGCGCGGCGTTGTTCGGCCGTTGGTTCGCCCAGACTCGCCACCTGCTGGACACCATGGGCGAGCTCGGCGCCACCCGGCCGAGTGAGGACGCGGCGGTTCGGGCTGCGTTCCTGCTGGTCAACGACCTGGCGGTACTGCTGCTGCGGAATCAGGTTGCGGCGGCGATCGGAGTCGACCCGCTCACACCGGAGGGCATGTCCCGCTGGGCCAAGGAGGTCACCGCCGTCTACCAGCAAGGCGCCTTCGTGTCCGCGCCCGAGGAGGAGCATTCGTGA
- a CDS encoding APC family permease → MKVLELPKRFLVGRPLRSERLDETLLPKKLALPVFCSDPLSSNAYATEEILLMLSLGGLTLLHLTPWIAAVVVALLVVVVASYRQTCHAYPNGGGAYAVSRANLGENASLVAASALLVDYVLTVAVSVAAGVQNIVSAVPALGPHAVVVSIGMIALLAVMNLRGIKESGTAFAIPTYGFIAIVLTMIAVGFGRLLSGHAVHAESAPFGITPATQTSGLVVVLLAMRAFASGCTALTGVEAVSNGVPNFKPPKSKNAAGTLAIMGGITIAMFAGITTLAMTSHVHVVDDPARLIGAPEGYEQRTVIAQVAGAVFGGYHSIGFFAVQLFTAAILILAANTAFNGFPILASLLGHDGFLPRQFSRRGDRLVFSNGIVILSALAGLLIWVFDASTTRLIQLYIIGVFVSFTLSQFGMVVHWTRKLSDAPLSVVRASIQRSRAINALGGVFTAVVLVVVLITKFTHGAWIVVLAMPALFLLMKGIRRYYNRVAAELEPRPGGVTLPPRVFAIVLVSKLHAPTLRALAYARATRPTSLTAVTVSTDDDASDALLRDWSERGISVPLKVLHSPYRDVTGPVLSYVKDVRRTSPRDLVAVFIPEYVVGHWWEALLHNQSALRLKARLLFQPGVMVINVPWQLGSAEVLEARRVDSPDEIPGQTVPARPNVPSL, encoded by the coding sequence GTGAAGGTGTTAGAGCTGCCGAAGAGGTTCCTGGTCGGGCGGCCGTTGCGCAGCGAGCGGTTGGACGAGACGCTCTTGCCGAAGAAGCTCGCGCTGCCGGTGTTCTGCAGCGACCCACTTTCTTCGAACGCGTACGCGACCGAAGAGATCCTGCTCATGCTCAGCCTCGGCGGCCTGACTTTGCTCCACCTCACGCCGTGGATCGCCGCGGTAGTCGTCGCACTACTCGTGGTCGTGGTGGCGTCGTACCGGCAGACCTGTCACGCCTATCCCAATGGCGGTGGCGCCTACGCGGTCAGTCGCGCGAACCTCGGCGAGAACGCGTCTTTGGTGGCTGCGAGCGCGCTGCTGGTCGACTATGTGCTGACCGTGGCGGTGTCGGTCGCAGCCGGCGTACAGAACATCGTTTCCGCTGTGCCCGCCCTCGGCCCACATGCCGTGGTGGTGTCGATCGGGATGATCGCATTGCTCGCAGTGATGAATCTCCGTGGGATCAAGGAGTCCGGTACGGCGTTCGCGATTCCGACGTACGGCTTCATCGCGATCGTGCTGACGATGATCGCGGTCGGTTTCGGCCGCCTGCTGAGCGGTCACGCGGTGCACGCGGAGTCAGCGCCGTTCGGGATCACGCCGGCGACCCAAACCAGTGGGTTGGTCGTTGTCCTGTTGGCGATGCGGGCCTTCGCGTCGGGATGTACGGCGCTGACCGGCGTCGAGGCCGTGAGCAACGGCGTGCCGAATTTCAAACCGCCGAAGAGCAAGAACGCCGCGGGCACCCTGGCGATCATGGGTGGGATCACGATCGCCATGTTCGCCGGCATCACCACCTTGGCGATGACCTCGCACGTGCACGTCGTGGATGACCCGGCTCGGCTGATCGGGGCGCCGGAGGGATACGAGCAGCGCACTGTCATTGCCCAGGTCGCCGGCGCGGTGTTCGGCGGCTACCACTCGATCGGCTTCTTCGCCGTACAGCTGTTCACGGCTGCGATCCTGATTCTCGCGGCGAACACGGCGTTCAATGGCTTCCCGATCCTGGCGTCGCTGCTCGGCCACGATGGCTTCCTGCCTCGGCAGTTCTCGCGGCGAGGGGACCGGCTGGTGTTCAGCAACGGGATCGTGATCCTGTCGGCGCTCGCCGGTCTGCTGATCTGGGTCTTCGATGCGAGTACGACGCGGTTGATCCAGCTGTACATCATTGGCGTCTTCGTGTCGTTCACACTGAGCCAGTTCGGCATGGTCGTGCACTGGACACGCAAGCTGAGCGACGCGCCGCTGTCCGTGGTGCGCGCGTCGATTCAGCGGTCGCGAGCGATCAACGCCCTCGGAGGCGTGTTCACCGCGGTCGTTCTGGTCGTTGTCCTGATCACCAAGTTCACCCATGGCGCGTGGATCGTCGTACTGGCGATGCCGGCGCTGTTCCTGCTGATGAAGGGCATCCGGCGGTACTACAACCGGGTGGCTGCTGAACTCGAACCCCGTCCGGGTGGCGTTACGCTGCCACCGCGGGTCTTCGCGATCGTCCTGGTCTCCAAGCTCCACGCGCCGACGCTTCGAGCCCTCGCTTATGCGCGAGCCACCCGTCCGACCTCGCTGACCGCGGTGACGGTGAGCACCGATGACGATGCCTCCGACGCCCTGCTGCGCGATTGGAGCGAGCGGGGTATTTCAGTACCTCTGAAGGTGCTCCATTCGCCGTACCGCGATGTGACCGGCCCGGTGCTCAGCTATGTCAAGGATGTACGGCGGACCAGTCCACGTGACCTGGTCGCGGTATTCATCCCGGAGTACGTCGTCGGCCACTGGTGGGAAGCGCTCCTGCACAACCAGAGCGCCCTGCGTCTGAAGGCCCGGCTCCTGTTCCAACCTGGCGTGATGGTGATCAACGTCCCGTGGCAGCTCGGCTCAGCAGAGGTTCTCGAGGCTCGCCGAGTCGATTCACCAGACGAGATTCCTGGCCAGACCGTGCCCGCCAGGCCGAATGTCCCAAGCTTGTGA
- a CDS encoding DUF4118 domain-containing protein, whose product MRRLLDRSQRGRGVVVLGAAVGPLAVCAAIAPFREDLENTNTALVLVLVVVIAAATGPRWAGIVAALSSTVWFDFFLTQPYQHFTITSQADIETAVLLTLVGIAVAEVALWGRRQHARASRQRGYLNGVVQTAGLVAAGNSSTEALVEHVAEQLVELLDVDDCQFDSDTREVAPAAVLRDGTVVRRGWDVDVLRFGLPTDSEIELRVQHDGITRGRFLLVASTRSVRPSRAQLQVAVTLADQVGAALATHELS is encoded by the coding sequence GTGAGGCGACTCCTCGACAGAAGTCAGCGGGGACGCGGAGTGGTGGTGTTGGGCGCGGCCGTCGGACCGCTCGCGGTCTGTGCGGCGATCGCTCCGTTCCGCGAGGACCTCGAGAACACGAACACCGCTCTGGTGCTGGTCCTCGTCGTAGTCATAGCAGCGGCGACCGGGCCGCGGTGGGCGGGAATCGTTGCCGCGTTGTCGAGCACCGTGTGGTTCGACTTCTTCCTCACCCAGCCCTACCAGCACTTCACTATCACCAGCCAGGCCGACATCGAGACCGCCGTACTGCTGACTCTCGTCGGCATCGCGGTCGCCGAGGTGGCGCTCTGGGGGCGTCGCCAGCACGCTCGCGCCAGTAGGCAGCGCGGCTACCTGAACGGCGTCGTCCAGACCGCAGGTCTGGTCGCGGCCGGAAACTCGAGCACCGAAGCCCTAGTCGAGCACGTGGCCGAGCAACTGGTCGAGCTCCTGGACGTGGACGACTGTCAGTTCGACAGCGACACGCGTGAGGTCGCGCCGGCCGCCGTGCTCCGGGACGGCACGGTTGTTCGACGAGGCTGGGACGTCGACGTCTTGCGGTTCGGGCTGCCGACCGACAGCGAGATCGAACTCCGCGTTCAGCACGACGGCATCACACGCGGGCGGTTCCTCCTGGTCGCATCGACTCGCTCCGTCCGTCCGTCCCGCGCACAACTGCAGGTCGCCGTCACACTGGCGGACCAGGTCGGCGCCGCCCTGGCGACGCACGAGCTGTCGTGA
- a CDS encoding response regulator: MTRVLVVDDEPQITRALQISLKARGYDVYVAATGKAALEIAAQKPPELVILDLGLPDLDGIEVIHGMRGWTDAPIVVLSGRIEQADKVEALDAGADDYVTKPFGMDELLARMRAALRRSSSVQEQPILMVGDIQIDLVAKRITLRSGADVRLTPTEWHLLEVMVRHPGKLMSQNQLLTEVWGAGYSTAGGNLRFYMAQLRRKLEPDPARPKHLLTEPGMGYRFEP; this comes from the coding sequence GTGACCAGGGTCTTGGTGGTCGACGACGAACCACAGATCACGCGCGCTCTGCAGATCAGCCTGAAGGCCCGTGGGTACGACGTGTATGTCGCGGCGACGGGAAAGGCGGCTCTGGAGATTGCAGCGCAGAAGCCACCGGAGTTGGTGATCCTCGACTTGGGCCTGCCGGACCTCGACGGTATCGAGGTGATCCATGGCATGCGCGGCTGGACGGATGCGCCGATCGTGGTGCTGTCGGGGCGCATCGAGCAAGCGGACAAGGTCGAGGCGCTGGACGCCGGCGCTGACGACTACGTGACGAAGCCGTTCGGGATGGACGAATTGCTCGCTCGGATGCGAGCTGCACTGCGGCGGAGCAGCTCCGTCCAGGAGCAGCCGATCCTGATGGTCGGCGATATCCAGATCGACCTGGTGGCCAAGCGGATCACGCTCCGATCGGGTGCCGACGTCCGGCTCACGCCGACAGAGTGGCACCTGCTCGAGGTCATGGTCCGTCACCCAGGCAAGCTGATGTCCCAGAACCAGCTCCTCACCGAGGTCTGGGGTGCGGGGTACAGCACCGCCGGCGGAAACCTTCGCTTCTACATGGCCCAGCTCCGCCGCAAGCTCGAACCGGACCCTGCCCGCCCCAAGCACCTCCTCACCGAACCAGGCATGGGTTACCGCTTCGAGCCCTGA